The genomic interval TCAATTTTAATTTAACTTTTTCAACAAGAAGAAAAGGAATACGATAAATCCAGTTAAAAACCTACAAACAATTTAGCTAAATTATTTGTAGGTTTGTTTCTTTTATAGAGATGCTTTATAAATTGCTAAAACATCCTTGTCATTTAACACTTTAAAATTACCAAATCCACCGTTTGTCATTGCTTTTTCGACCATTAAATCTAGTTTACTATCATCAATGTCGTAATCAGCCAAACGAGAAGGAGCTCCTAAGTCATTCCAAAATGCACGTAGCTTTTCAATTCCCTCAAGCCCAGCTTCCTCTGCTGTTTTCCCTTCAGGATCTACCCCAAATACACGAACAGCTAATTGTTTAAAGCGTTCTGGTTTTACAGATAAATTATGTTTCATCCAATTAGGGAATAAAATAGCAAGCCCTCCACCATGAGGAATATCATACACCGCTGAAACAGCATGCTCAATATTATGTGAAGCCCAATCGCCACGGTATCCCATATTAAGCATTCCATTAAGAGCCATCGTACCACAATATAAAATAGCAGCTCGATATTCATAGTTTTCTAAGTCATTAACAAGCTTTGGACCAAACTCTATAACCGTCTTCAATACAGATTCACACATATAATCTTGCAGTTCTGTATGTTCTTCTAAGTGGAAATAATGTTCAAAGACATGAGACATCATATCTACAATTCCATAAATCGTTTGATCTTTAGGAACTGTATATGTATTTTCCGGATCTAGAATTGAAAACACAGGGAATGTAAATGGGCTTCCCCAGCCAACTTTTTCTTGCGTTTCCCAATTTGTAATAACAGAGCCTGCATTCATTTCTGATCCTGTTGCAGCGAGTGTTAGAACTGTTCCAAACGGTAAAGCTGCTTTTGGAGCTGCTTTTTTCGTAATAAACTCCCATGGGTTGCCATCAAACTTTGCACCTGCAGCAATTGCCTTAGTACAGTCAATAACACTTCCTCCACCAACAGCTAAGATAAAATCGATTTCTTCTGTTTTACAGATATCAACTCCACGCTGTACAGTTGTTAATCGGGGATTTGGCTCTACACCTGATAATTCAAATACTTCTTTGCCATTTTCGTTAAGAATAGTCATTACTTTATCGTATAGACCATTTTTCTTAATACTTCCTCCCCCGTATACTAAGAGGATTTTCTTTCCAAACGAGGCTAATTGATCTTTTAGTTGTTCTAATTGACCTTTACCAAAAATAAGTTTTGTTGGATTATAAAAAACAAAGTTTTCCAAATAAATGCCTCCCATTCTTTATGAAGAATTAGTAATGTAAAACCTAGCGTATGACTTATTATTAAACAAACTTCTATGAAAATCAAAAGATTAAGCTTAAGGAGCCGACAAATAGTATATGTCTCCCTTGGATTACTTATCCCATATTAACGACAACAATTTGGAGAAACCCCCTTATTTTTGTCACTATTATTTATTGAACATATTAAATAAAGCTGACCTTCCAGCCAGCTTCTAACTACATATACCTTATTGATTGTTCACATTTAATACTTGTTTAATTCGCTCAATAGCCCAATCCAACTCTTCCTTTGTAATCGTTAACGGAGGTGCAAAACGGATGACTGTTTCATGCGTTTCTTTACATAATAAACCTACTTCTTTTAGCTTTTCACAATAAGGTCTGGCTTCTACCGTTAATTCTACTCCTATAAATAATCCTCTTCCTCTAATATCCTTAATAATCGGATTATTAATTTCAGCTAATTTTTGCAGAAAATAATGGCCTAATCTTGCAGAGCGATCGGTTAAATTCTCATCTATAATTACATCTAAAGCAGCAATGGATACGGCACATGCCATCGGATTCCCTCCAAATGTGGATCCATGGGAACCTGGATTAAAAACTCCTAATATATCTCTATTTGCCACTACACAGGAAATGGGAAACACACCAGCTCCAAGCGCTTTACCTAATATATACATATCTGGTTCAATCCCGTACCATTCACTCGCAAATAATTTTCCTGTTCTCGATAAACCTGTTTGTATTTCATCGGCAATAAAGAGAACATTGTTTTCCTTACATAATTGATATGCTGCTTCCATAAAACCTTCTGGAGGAATGATAATACCAGCCTCCCCTTGAATTGGTTCTACAATGAATGCCGCTGTGTTCTCTGTAATGGCTTTTTTTAATTGATTAATATCTCCATAAGGAATAATCTTAATGCCAGGCAACAGTGGCCCAAACCCCCACTTATACTCCTCATCAGAGGATAGCGAAACTGCCCCCATTGTTCTTCCATGAAAATTACCCTCGCATACAATTAGTTCTGCCCTGTCTTTTTCTACTCCTTTACAATCATAAGCCCATCTTCTTGCAGCTTTAATAGCAGTTTCCACCGCTTCTGCTCCAGTATTCATCGGCAGAACCATTTCTTTGTTTGTTAGGGTACTTATCTTTTCATACCAAGGACCTAATTGATCATGATGAAAAGCCCTTGATGTTAAAGTAACACGATCAGCCTGTCTCTTTAACGCTCCAATTATTTTCGGATGACGATGACCTTGATTTAAAGCAGAATATGCACTTAACATATCCATATATTTATTTCCTTCCGGATCAGTAATCCAAACACCCTCTGCTTCGGAAATCACTATTGGTAATGGATTATAATTCTTTGCTCCATATTTCTCTGTCTGTTCTATTAGTGAAATAGATTTAAATTCTTGTACCATCCAATCATCCTTCCAATTTTATTATATAAATGTAAAAGACATATATATTAACTTTAGCTGATTTTATAAAAGAAGGATATAATTATTATCATTATTTTCTAAAAATTCATTTTGTGATTTTATTAGGCTTCCCTACGCTGTTTAAAGTTAAGGAAAAAAGGCAAAAAAAAAGACTGCCCAAAAGCAGCAGCACTTCATACATTAATGAAGCAATAGCTTTGTCGACAGCCTTATTTTATATAATTAATTATTTTTTAATTAAATCATTACGATTAGATTGTTCAATCCACTCTTGTAATTTATCTTTTAATGTATTGAAACCTTGTACGTTTTCTGTTTCAACTACAGCAGCAGCTGTTTGACGTTTTGGACGAGGTTTTTTTGCTTTAGCAGCTTCTGGTTGTGCAGGTGCTTCTTCTGTTGCACGGATAGAAAGACCAATTTTACCAGCATTTTCGTCGATAGAAAGAACTTTAACGTTCACTTCATCTCCAACTTTTAAAAATTCGTTAATATCTTTTACATAACCATGAGTTACTTCAGAGATATGAACTAAACCTTGTGTATTTTCATCTAAAGAAACAAACGCTCCGTAAGGCTGAATACCTGTAACCTTTCCTGTAATAACACTTCCAACTTCGATTTTATCTGACATGAGAACACTCCTAATTGTTTATATTAATATTTCCTTTTATACGCATTATAAGATTATATCACATATATGACATTTATACAAAAGGATTTATTTTTACACTGATATAATTCCCTGATATCTTTTGTATAAACTATGTCTTTATTGGAACGAATTAAAGTCTCTAAGTTGATTCTTACAAATAACAATGGAACTTTCCATTCATAAAAAAGAGGTGTTACAAAAGAAAATCCACAATCTAATAAATTGCGATGATTCCCTTTTAAAACACCTAAATGTAGCTTAATACGTATGTTTATCCACAAAACGCTTTATTCTTTTCATTGCTTCTTGTAATTGTTGTAACGAGGAAGCATAAGAGCACCGAACATGCCCTTCCCCACTTTCTCCAAAAACACTTCCAGGTACAACAGCTACCTTCTCTTCCAT from Niallia sp. FSL W8-0635 carries:
- a CDS encoding iron-containing alcohol dehydrogenase, with product MENFVFYNPTKLIFGKGQLEQLKDQLASFGKKILLVYGGGSIKKNGLYDKVMTILNENGKEVFELSGVEPNPRLTTVQRGVDICKTEEIDFILAVGGGSVIDCTKAIAAGAKFDGNPWEFITKKAAPKAALPFGTVLTLAATGSEMNAGSVITNWETQEKVGWGSPFTFPVFSILDPENTYTVPKDQTIYGIVDMMSHVFEHYFHLEEHTELQDYMCESVLKTVIEFGPKLVNDLENYEYRAAILYCGTMALNGMLNMGYRGDWASHNIEHAVSAVYDIPHGGGLAILFPNWMKHNLSVKPERFKQLAVRVFGVDPEGKTAEEAGLEGIEKLRAFWNDLGAPSRLADYDIDDSKLDLMVEKAMTNGGFGNFKVLNDKDVLAIYKASL
- a CDS encoding ornithine--oxo-acid transaminase, whose protein sequence is MVQEFKSISLIEQTEKYGAKNYNPLPIVISEAEGVWITDPEGNKYMDMLSAYSALNQGHRHPKIIGALKRQADRVTLTSRAFHHDQLGPWYEKISTLTNKEMVLPMNTGAEAVETAIKAARRWAYDCKGVEKDRAELIVCEGNFHGRTMGAVSLSSDEEYKWGFGPLLPGIKIIPYGDINQLKKAITENTAAFIVEPIQGEAGIIIPPEGFMEAAYQLCKENNVLFIADEIQTGLSRTGKLFASEWYGIEPDMYILGKALGAGVFPISCVVANRDILGVFNPGSHGSTFGGNPMACAVSIAALDVIIDENLTDRSARLGHYFLQKLAEINNPIIKDIRGRGLFIGVELTVEARPYCEKLKEVGLLCKETHETVIRFAPPLTITKEELDWAIERIKQVLNVNNQ
- the yugI gene encoding S1 domain-containing post-transcriptional regulator GSP13, giving the protein MSDKIEVGSVITGKVTGIQPYGAFVSLDENTQGLVHISEVTHGYVKDINEFLKVGDEVNVKVLSIDENAGKIGLSIRATEEAPAQPEAAKAKKPRPKRQTAAAVVETENVQGFNTLKDKLQEWIEQSNRNDLIKK